From Panthera uncia isolate 11264 chromosome X, Puncia_PCG_1.0, whole genome shotgun sequence, the proteins below share one genomic window:
- the MSL3 gene encoding male-specific lethal 3 homolog → MSASEGMKFKFHSGEKVLCFEPDPTKARVLYDAKIVDVIVGKDEKGRKIPEYLIHFNGWNRSWDRWAAEDHVLRDTDENRRLQRKLARKAVARLRSTGRKKKRCRLPGVDSVLKSLPIEDKDENDENSISSSSDDSSEEKDEEISEESDIEEKTEVKEEPEPHTRREMEERTITIEIPEVLKKKLEDDCYYINRRKRLVKLPCQTNIITILESYVKHFAINAAFSANERPRHHHAMPHANMNVHYIPAEKNVDLCKEMVDGLRITFDYTLPLVLLYPYEQVQYKKVTSSKFFLPIKESATNTNRNQEELSPSPPLLNPSTPQSTESQPTSGEPATPKRRKAEPEALQSLRRSTRHSANCDRLSESSASPQPKRRQQDTSASMPKLFLHLEKKTPVHSRSSSPVPLTPSKEGSAVFAGFEGRRTNEINEVLSWKLVPDSYPPSDQPPPPSYIYGAQHLLRLFVKLPEILGKMSFSEKNLKALLKHFDLFLRFLAEYHDDFFPESAYVAACEAHYSTKNPRAIY, encoded by the exons ATGAGCGCGAGCGAGGGCATGAAATTTAAATTCCACTCAGGGGAGAAAGTGCTGTGCTTCGAGCCTGACCCCACCAAGGCGCGAGTGCTGTACGATGCCAAG ATTGTCGATGTTATTGTTGGGAAAGACGAAAAAGGCAGAAAGATTCCAGAATATCTGATCCATTTTAATGGTTGGAACAGAAG CTGGGATAGATGGGCAGCTGAAGATCATGTCCTTCGTGACACCGATGAAAATCGGAGATTACAGCGTAAATTGGCAAGGAAAGCTGTAGCTCGCCT aagaagcacaggaagaaagaagaaacgcTGCAGGTTGCCTGGTGTTGACTCTGTCTTAAAAAGCCTCCCTATTGAAGACAAGGatgaaaatgatgaaaact CAATAAGCAGTTCCTCTGATGACAGTAGTgaagaaaaggatgaagaaataaGTGAAGAAAGTGATATTGAAGAAAAGACGGAAGTG AAGGAAGAACCGGAGCCACACACAAGAagggaaatggaagaaaggacAATAACGATAGAAATCCCAGAAGTTCTGAAGAAGAAGCTCGAGGACGATTGTTACTATATCAACAGGAGGAAACGG TTAGTGAAGCTTCCGTGCCAGACCAACATCATAACTATTTTGGAGTCCTACGTGAAGCATTTTGCTATCAATGCAGCCTTTTCAGCCAATGAGAGGCCTCGGCACCATCATGCTATGCCACATGCCAATATGAACGTGCACTATATTCCAGCAGAAAAGAA CGTTGACCTTTGTAAGGAGATGGTGGATGGATTAAGAATAACGTTTGATTACACGCTCCCACTGGTTTTGCTCTATCCATATGAACAAGTTCAGTATAAAAAGGTGACTTCATCCAAGTTTTTTCTTCCGATTAAGGAAAGTGCCACAAACACTAACAG GAACCAGGAGGAGCTCTCTCCGAGCCCGCCTTTGCTGAATCCGTCCACACCGCAGTCCACGGAAAGTCAGCCCACCTCCGGTGAACCAGCCACCCCCAAGAGGCGCAAGGCCGAGCCGGAAGCCTTGCAGTCTCTGAGGCGGTCCACGCGCCACTCTGCCAACTGTGACAGGCTGTCTGAGAGCAGTGCCTCTCCTCAGCCCAAGCGCCGGCAGCAGGACACGTCCGCCAGCATGCCTAAGCTCTTCCTGCACCTGGAAAAGA AGACACCTGTGCACAGCAGATCATCCTCACCTGTCCCGCTGACCCCTAGCAAGGAAGGCAGCGCAGTGTTTGCTGGCTTTGAAGGCAGAAGAACTAACGAGATAAACGAG GTCCTCTCCTGGAAACTGGTACCGGACAGTTACCCCCCAAGTGACCAGCCGCCTCCACCCTCTTACATTTATGGGGCACAACACTTGCTACGATTGTTTG tgAAACTTCCAGAAATCCTTGGAAAGATGTCCTTTTCTGAGAAGAATCTGAAGGCTTTACTGAAGCACTTTGATCTCTTTCTTAg gtTTTTGGCAGAATACCACGATGACTTCTTCCCGGAGTCTGCCTATGTTGCTGCCTGTGAGGCACACTATAGCACCAAGAACCCCAGGGCGATTTATTAA